GACCACTTCTAAGAATAGATTCTTAGTGTTGCACTTGATTTGACAATTGAGGTACCATTTAAATCTAAATTATTATGAAACCGTCAGCCAGCACATTTTATTCAGTTGTTTGTGCTGAATGATCCGCCACCAACTGCTTAACAGCCTTCATCGCTGCAGCCAAGGCCTCATCACTGGCTGCGTAGCTGATCCGAACGTATTCGTTATCGCCAAATGGATCTCCTGGCATCAAGCCAATGTGGTATTCCTTTGCCAGTGTATTAACAAAGTCCCAACTGTTCATCTGCAGATCTGCTGGAATCTTGGCAAAAACATAGAACGCCCCGCCAGGATGAACGACGCCAAAACCGGCTTCAGCCATTTCCTTGGCGACAAAATCTCGACGTTTTTGGTATTCCTTCAGCATTGGTTTGGAATCGTCCTGACCGTGTGTCAACGCCTCAATCGCTGCGTATTGAACGATTGACGCAGCTGCGGTCACGGTGTACTGGTGAACTTTGGCAATTTCATCGATGAAACCGCTGGGACCAAATACCAATCCCAATCGATAACCGGTCATGGCATGAGACTTGGATAACCCGTTAATCACGACCGTTTGATCCGGCAGAACTTTTGAGATGGAATAGTGCTTCTGGCCGTATGTCAGCTCGCCATAGATTTCATCACTGATAACCCAGATGCCATTTTTCTTTAAAACAGGCGCCAACGCGTTAATTTGTTCTTCGGTATAAGCAACGCCAGTCGGATTATTCGGGTCGGTTAAAATCAGACCCTTGACATCCCAGTCAGGGTGGTCGGCAATTGCCTGATTGACTTTGGCCGGGGTCAAAATAAAGCCATCATCGCTGGTGTCCACCAGAATCGTATTCAACTCGTTTAAGGTCGTCAAAGCGTTATACAGCGGATAGGCCGGCGTAGGAATAATCACGGCGTCACCAGGCTTAAACAAGGTCTTCACTGCAGAAGCAACGGCCTCAGTCGCCCCAACCGTCACCAAAATTTGATCAGCGGAATAGTGATAGCCGAACTTAGCTTGATAATAAGTTGATGCAGCTTCACGAAGCGGTTGGTAACCCCAATAGTAAGGATAATGAGATTCGTTGTGGTTAATCGCGTCGATTGCGGCCTGCTTAATATGGTCGGGAACGTTGAAGTTGGGCTCGCCCAAAGTTAATTTGATAATCTTTGGATCGGAACTAATGTCATGATCAAATTTCCGCATTGCGGACGGCATGACTTTTAACACATAAGGGTTGATACTGTCTAATTCCATAATGGTGACCTCCGGAAAACTCAGATTTAAAACCTGCCAATGATTCGGTAAAAGTTATTGTTAATAATATAACAATTCTCTGAGAAGTCAATGAAAGATCAATCGATTGTATAATTATGCCTTTGATTCTTGATTGCCGTGTATTTCAATAATCGTATGGTAAAATCGCGTTTATTTTTACACGGCCGTGTTAGTTCCACCATTATCATTTTTCAGGGAAAGCCGCGACTTTCAACACATTTTCACGATAGGTTGCCCAGTACACATCGCGGATATTGTCGAAGCCTTGCTTGGCGAGCTCGTCTTCAAGCCACTGCTGGTCTCGACCCATGAGATCTAAGACGTCCGGATCCACCTGGCCGTCCACGATTACCGGGTAGCGAATACTACCCTCCCCTTTATTCAAAACCGTCAGCTGACCGTTTTGTTCCAAAATGGCCCGCTTCACGTCTTGAATGTCATACACTCCGGCAGTTCGCAGCTTGAAATCAACATCTTTACCGGAGAGATTGGCGCGAATGCAATTCTCAACCAAGAGCTGACCATTACGCACCAGTGTGATTGGCTCACCCTCGATAAATTTGCCAAACCAGTGAATATGGGTTTTCAAATATCTGGTCACCATGATTAACAGTGCCCAAAGCAATAGAATCACTAAAAATTGCGCCATCGTGATGGCCGGATTATAAATCACACCGCCGATAATGCCACCAAGGACGTAGTTTTGCAGCTGATCCATTGCTGATGTCGGTGCCAGATTCCCTTTTCCGGTCAGGTTAATCAAAATGGTGATAAATAAGAAACCGACGATTAATTTAAGTGCAACGTCTGAATATGTAAACATATCAATTTGCCTCCTGAACTTTGATGTGGCTCGAACTATCTAATTCGACCTTTTCCAACACAAACTGACTCCCGTCAGCGTTATAGTCGACCCGGTAATAACCGCTGGGGGTCTTAGCCATCAGGTTGGCATTTTG
Above is a genomic segment from Lentilactobacillus buchneri containing:
- a CDS encoding aminotransferase class I/II-fold pyridoxal phosphate-dependent enzyme, which gives rise to MELDSINPYVLKVMPSAMRKFDHDISSDPKIIKLTLGEPNFNVPDHIKQAAIDAINHNESHYPYYWGYQPLREAASTYYQAKFGYHYSADQILVTVGATEAVASAVKTLFKPGDAVIIPTPAYPLYNALTTLNELNTILVDTSDDGFILTPAKVNQAIADHPDWDVKGLILTDPNNPTGVAYTEEQINALAPVLKKNGIWVISDEIYGELTYGQKHYSISKVLPDQTVVINGLSKSHAMTGYRLGLVFGPSGFIDEIAKVHQYTVTAAASIVQYAAIEALTHGQDDSKPMLKEYQKRRDFVAKEMAEAGFGVVHPGGAFYVFAKIPADLQMNSWDFVNTLAKEYHIGLMPGDPFGDNEYVRISYAASDEALAAAMKAVKQLVADHSAQTTE
- a CDS encoding DUF421 domain-containing protein translates to MFTYSDVALKLIVGFLFITILINLTGKGNLAPTSAMDQLQNYVLGGIIGGVIYNPAITMAQFLVILLLWALLIMVTRYLKTHIHWFGKFIEGEPITLVRNGQLLVENCIRANLSGKDVDFKLRTAGVYDIQDVKRAILEQNGQLTVLNKGEGSIRYPVIVDGQVDPDVLDLMGRDQQWLEDELAKQGFDNIRDVYWATYRENVLKVAAFPEK